In one window of Bombus fervidus isolate BK054 chromosome 4, iyBomFerv1, whole genome shotgun sequence DNA:
- the LOC139986313 gene encoding uncharacterized protein codes for MRTFVFLFACLSLIASAWGNNLILGIRMPGDVLVESRPILKPPMPGVSHTVTIEVTAPPGYVISYISVINLNARVINLVPIKGYIGEQSIVLLGIGKPGWPLLMEVTAYGFPSRDTSTTTSTTPLTTIPITEPTSTEPATTGPTTTEPTTTGPTSTEPTSTGSTTTEPTTTGPTSTEPATTGPTTTEPTTTGPTSTEPTSTGSTSTEPTSTEPTSTEPTSTEPTSTEPTSTEPTSTESTSTESTSTGSTSTEPTSTGSTSTEPTSTGSTSTEPTSTGSTSTEPTSTEPTSTGSTSTEPTSTEPTSTEPTSTEPTSTEPTSTGSTSAEPTSAEPTSTEPTSTGSTSTGSTSTEPTSTEPTSTEPTSTEPTSTGSTSTESTSTGPTTSESTVPILII; via the exons ATGCGTACCTTCGTTTTTCTCTTCGCCTGTTTATCGCTGATTGCCTCCGCATGGGGTAACAACTTGATTCTTGGCATACGTATGCCTGGTGATGTTCTTGTTGAATCTCGACCCATCTTGAAG CCACCTATGCCAGGTGTCAGTCACACAGTCACAATTGAGGTAACTGCACCACCCGGCTATGTAATCTCATACATCAGTGTAATCAACCTGAATGCGAGGGTAATAAACCTCGTTCCTATAAAAGGTTATATTGGAGAACAGTCGATCGTCCTGTTGGGCATTGGAAAACCAGGTTGGCCTCTTCTGATGGAGGTTACCGCTTACGGTTTTCCTTCTCGAGACACTTCTACAACAACTAGTACTACTCCGTTAACGACTATCCCCATCACTGAACCAACCAGCACTGAACCAGCTACCACAGGACCAACCACCACTGAACCAACTACCACTGGACCAACCAGTACTGAACCAACCAGCACTGGATCAACCACCACTGAACCAACTACTACTGGACCAACCAGCACTGAACCAGCTACCACAGGACCAACCACCACTGAACCAACCACCACTGGACCAACCAGTACTGAACCAACCAGCACTGGTTCAACCAGCACTGAACCAACCAGCACTGAACCAACCAGCACTGAACCAACCAGCACTGAACCAACCAGCACTGAACCAACCAGCACTGAACCAACCAGCACTGAATCAACCAGCACTGAATCAACCAGCACTGGTTCAACCAGCACTGAACCAACCAGCACTGGTTCAACCAGCACTGAACCAACCAGCACTGGTTCAACCAGCACTGAACCAACCAGCACTGGTTCAACCAGCACTGAACCAACCAGCACTGAACCAACCAGCACTGGTTCAACCAGCACTGAACCAACCAGCACTGAACCAACCAGCACTGAACCAACCAGCACTGAACCAACCAGCACTGAACCAACCAGCACTGGTTCAACCAGCGCTGAACCAACCAGCGCTGAACCAACCAGCACTGAACCAACCAGCACTGGATCAACCAGCACTGGATCAACCAGCACTGAACCAACCAGCACTGAACCAACCAGCACTGAACCAACCAGCACTGAACCAACCAGCACTGGATCAACCAGCACTGAATCAACCAGCACTGGACCAACCACTTCCGAATCAACTGTCCCTATACTAATCATATAA